From Sphingomonas bisphenolicum, one genomic window encodes:
- a CDS encoding KpsF/GutQ family sugar-phosphate isomerase: MSTPASKIVPFGSGGRIVETACRSLSIAASGLNALEAKFSEREFAATFLRVIGVIMKVRGRVIVTGIGKSGIVARKMTATLTSTGTPAIFLHPADAGHGDLGMITPDDVVLMLSHSGESTELGPIIHYCKRFAIPLVAITAQEQSTVAMAADMCVLMPEVEEACPNSLAPTTSTTVQMALGDALAISLMEMRGFSADDFHKFHPNGRLGAQLVKVRELMATGDDVPMVREDASLLDATIEMTRARLGGTAIVDRNGRLIGAFTDGDLRRTVTGKQNLTEAVGRSMTLTPFAVGPDELASEAMHLMHERNIMLLFVCENGRLIGAVHMHDLLHAGVA, encoded by the coding sequence GTGTCGACACCAGCTTCGAAGATTGTACCGTTCGGCTCAGGCGGCCGTATCGTCGAGACTGCATGCCGCAGTCTTTCGATTGCAGCCTCAGGGCTGAATGCGCTGGAGGCCAAATTCTCGGAACGGGAATTTGCCGCTACCTTCCTGCGCGTGATCGGCGTGATCATGAAAGTGCGCGGCCGTGTGATCGTCACCGGCATCGGCAAGAGCGGCATCGTCGCGCGCAAGATGACGGCGACGCTCACCTCTACCGGCACCCCGGCCATTTTCCTGCACCCGGCGGATGCAGGGCATGGCGATCTGGGCATGATCACCCCGGATGACGTCGTGCTGATGCTGTCCCATTCGGGCGAATCGACCGAACTCGGTCCGATCATCCATTATTGCAAGCGCTTCGCCATTCCGCTGGTGGCCATCACTGCGCAGGAGCAAAGCACCGTCGCCATGGCGGCCGACATGTGCGTGCTGATGCCCGAAGTGGAGGAAGCCTGCCCCAATTCGCTCGCCCCCACGACGTCGACCACGGTGCAGATGGCGCTGGGCGATGCGCTGGCGATTTCGCTGATGGAGATGCGTGGCTTTTCCGCCGACGATTTCCATAAATTCCATCCCAATGGCCGACTCGGCGCGCAACTGGTCAAGGTGCGCGAACTGATGGCCACCGGCGACGACGTCCCGATGGTGCGGGAAGACGCCTCGCTGCTCGACGCGACCATCGAAATGACGCGCGCGCGCCTTGGCGGGACGGCGATCGTCGACCGTAACGGCCGGCTGATTGGCGCCTTCACCGATGGCGACCTGCGCCGCACCGTAACCGGCAAGCAGAATCTGACCGAGGCCGTGGGCCGGTCCATGACGCTGACCCCGTTTGCGGTCGGCCCCGATGAACTCGCGTCGGAAGCGATGCACCTGATGCATGAGCGCAATATCATGTTGCTGTTCGTCTGCGAAAATGGCCGTCTGATCGGCGCGGTCCATATGCACGACCTGCTCCACGCCGGGGTTGCCTGA
- a CDS encoding NAD-dependent epimerase/dehydratase family protein, translating to MTILVTGAAGFIGMHVADRLLAQGHAVVGIDNMNDYYPVSLKRDRIAQLQAAHGRLFTFHELDFADLDALHAALADQVIEAIVHLGAQAGVRYSLINPHAYVRSNLAGHVNMLELARERRVRHLVYASSSSVYGGNDMLPFRVEDRADHPVSLYAATKRADELMSETYAHLFRIPMTGLRFFTVYGPWGRPDMAMWIFTAKILAGEPIPVFNHGRMQRDFTYIDDIVAGIVGCLDHPPADDGAIKAGGSRAPHRLYNIGNNRPEELMHLIAVLEDALGKKAAIDFQPMQPGDVHATYADISAISQDIGFAPTTGIESGVPRFVQWYRTYHAER from the coding sequence ATGACCATCCTCGTTACCGGAGCTGCCGGATTTATCGGCATGCATGTCGCCGACCGGCTGCTGGCGCAGGGTCATGCCGTGGTCGGTATCGACAATATGAACGATTATTATCCGGTATCGCTGAAACGCGACCGGATCGCGCAGTTGCAGGCGGCCCATGGTCGGCTCTTCACCTTCCACGAACTGGATTTCGCTGATCTCGACGCGCTGCATGCCGCCCTGGCCGATCAGGTGATCGAGGCGATCGTGCATCTGGGCGCGCAGGCCGGGGTGCGCTATTCGCTGATCAATCCCCACGCCTATGTCCGCTCCAATCTGGCCGGCCATGTCAACATGCTGGAACTGGCGCGGGAGCGGCGGGTGCGGCACCTCGTCTATGCATCTTCTTCGTCGGTCTATGGCGGCAACGACATGCTGCCTTTCCGGGTGGAAGATCGCGCCGACCATCCCGTCTCGCTCTATGCCGCGACCAAGCGCGCCGACGAACTGATGAGCGAAACCTATGCCCATCTCTTCCGTATTCCGATGACGGGGTTACGCTTCTTCACCGTCTATGGCCCCTGGGGCCGTCCCGACATGGCGATGTGGATCTTCACGGCGAAGATATTGGCGGGGGAGCCGATCCCGGTGTTCAACCACGGCCGGATGCAGCGCGACTTCACCTATATCGATGATATCGTCGCCGGCATTGTCGGTTGCCTCGATCATCCCCCCGCCGACGATGGCGCAATCAAGGCCGGCGGCAGTCGGGCGCCCCACCGGCTCTATAATATCGGCAACAACCGCCCCGAAGAATTGATGCATCTGATCGCCGTGCTGGAAGACGCCCTGGGCAAAAAGGCCGCGATCGACTTCCAGCCAATGCAGCCGGGCGATGTTCACGCCACTTATGCAGATATCAGCGCGATCTCGCAGGATATTGGTTTCGCGCCGACAACGGGAATCGAGTCGGGCGTGCCGCGATTCGTCCAATGGTATCGCACCTATCATGCGGAACGATGA
- a CDS encoding GNAT family N-acetyltransferase: MDMASHPTPPAAPFGLTGHGQRDRWLALALDAAEANAFYAPDMLGAAIDHLAGDGDVHLIEARDGDMAIGLLPVVRKPRHGRLPIGCVANWMHDHCFFGAPIIRQGHEVAAWRNFLAQLDAAPWARGFLHLQGLDAAGANAAALEALCVEQRRGRLEIHRYDRAMLRSDLTADAYWETQVRSKKRKELRRLQKRLAEMGAVETRLLSEPDELARWCGDFLALEASGWKGQEGTALECKPADAAFFHAACTAAFDAGRLHMLRIDLDDRAIAMLVNFRHGEGAFSFKIAFDETLGRFSPGVLIEIANLNAVQADPAIGWMDSCAAPDHPMIDSLWAERRTIVQYRIALHGAGVARMQRSAAFALANGVEAIARKMKGQA; the protein is encoded by the coding sequence ATGGACATGGCATCCCATCCCACGCCCCCGGCCGCGCCCTTCGGTCTGACCGGGCACGGACAGCGCGACCGCTGGCTGGCGCTGGCGCTGGACGCAGCGGAGGCCAACGCTTTCTATGCGCCCGACATGCTGGGCGCCGCGATCGACCATCTGGCAGGCGACGGCGACGTCCACCTGATCGAGGCGCGCGATGGCGACATGGCGATCGGCCTGTTGCCGGTCGTCCGCAAGCCCCGCCATGGTCGGCTGCCGATCGGCTGCGTGGCGAACTGGATGCACGATCATTGTTTCTTCGGCGCGCCGATTATTCGCCAGGGGCATGAGGTCGCGGCCTGGCGCAACTTCCTGGCGCAACTGGACGCGGCCCCCTGGGCGCGCGGCTTCCTGCACCTCCAAGGACTGGACGCCGCCGGGGCCAACGCCGCGGCGCTGGAGGCATTATGCGTGGAGCAGCGGCGCGGCCGGCTGGAAATCCACCGCTACGACCGCGCGATGCTGCGATCGGACCTCACGGCCGACGCCTATTGGGAAACGCAGGTCCGGTCGAAGAAGCGCAAGGAATTGCGGCGCCTGCAAAAACGGCTGGCGGAGATGGGCGCGGTCGAGACGCGCCTGTTGAGCGAACCGGATGAGCTGGCGCGCTGGTGCGGCGATTTCCTGGCGCTGGAGGCGTCGGGCTGGAAGGGGCAGGAAGGCACTGCGCTGGAATGCAAGCCTGCCGACGCCGCCTTCTTCCACGCCGCCTGCACCGCCGCGTTCGACGCCGGGCGCCTGCACATGCTGCGCATCGACCTGGACGACCGGGCGATCGCGATGCTGGTCAATTTCCGCCATGGCGAGGGCGCCTTTTCGTTCAAGATCGCCTTCGACGAGACGCTGGGCCGCTTTTCGCCGGGCGTGCTGATCGAGATCGCCAACCTGAACGCGGTGCAGGCCGATCCGGCGATCGGCTGGATGGACAGTTGCGCCGCCCCCGATCATCCGATGATCGACAGCCTGTGGGCGGAGCGACGGACCATCGTGCAATATCGTATCGCCCTGCATGGCGCCGGCGTGGCCCGGATGCAGCGCAGCGCCGCCTTCGCGCTCGCCAACGGGGTGGAGGCGATCGCCAGAAAAATGAAAGGACAGGCATGA
- a CDS encoding cupin-like domain-containing protein, with the protein MTARSPIAPAADAIFPDDARAAFAAAYPDQSTKLHHGLIGHGLLTLDALATLAERMPAASVEYNLGKLPLGVRPEDTPSNGLTLGETIRTIDTNGSWAVLKNVERDPAYAALLDAALAELAPIVADRTGPMLHREAFIFLSSPGSVTPFHMDPEHNILLQIMGIKTMTVFPARDQHLVPAQKSEDFHGGGHRNLVWQDGFKAHGTAVRLEPGDAIHVPVKAPHFVENGPTVSVSLSVTWRSERSVAEGELHSFNALLRKRGLPVGTVSARPEAQGIRRLIYRIMRKLGA; encoded by the coding sequence ATGACCGCCCGTAGCCCGATCGCGCCAGCCGCCGACGCCATTTTCCCGGACGACGCCCGCGCCGCCTTTGCCGCCGCCTATCCCGACCAGTCGACGAAGCTGCATCATGGGCTGATCGGCCATGGCCTGCTGACGCTCGACGCGCTGGCGACCCTGGCCGAGCGGATGCCCGCCGCCTCGGTCGAATATAATCTGGGCAAGTTGCCGCTGGGCGTGCGCCCGGAGGATACCCCGTCCAATGGCCTGACCCTGGGCGAGACGATCCGGACGATCGACACCAATGGTAGCTGGGCCGTGCTCAAGAATGTCGAGCGCGACCCGGCCTATGCCGCGCTGCTGGACGCGGCGCTGGCGGAACTGGCGCCGATCGTCGCGGACAGGACCGGGCCGATGCTGCATCGCGAGGCGTTCATCTTCCTCTCTTCGCCGGGCAGCGTCACTCCTTTCCATATGGACCCGGAGCATAATATCCTGCTCCAGATCATGGGCATCAAGACGATGACCGTCTTCCCCGCGCGCGACCAGCATCTGGTTCCGGCGCAGAAAAGCGAGGATTTTCACGGCGGCGGCCACCGCAACCTGGTGTGGCAGGACGGGTTCAAGGCGCATGGCACCGCCGTGCGGCTGGAGCCGGGCGACGCGATCCATGTGCCGGTAAAGGCGCCGCATTTCGTCGAGAACGGCCCGACCGTATCGGTCAGCCTGTCGGTGACATGGCGGTCGGAACGCAGCGTGGCGGAAGGCGAACTGCACAGTTTCAACGCCCTGCTGCGCAAACGCGGCCTGCCGGTCGGCACGGTCAGCGCGCGCCCGGAGGCACAGGGGATACGCCGCCTGATCTATCGCATCATGCGGAAGCTGGGCGCCTGA
- a CDS encoding GNAT family N-acetyltransferase, which translates to MTLSAIFSQPDRATLAERWQALEARSDGSFFLGWTWVGAWLDSYGVRPDLLAVTDAAGQDVALALVGHAMRPRLLGGVATLSLNQSGDPQADRPYVEYNGLLVEAGREAEATVAALAALARRRDWRALTLSGIAPDSSLLGLPARRRLRVDVSPVYQVDLDAVRVADGDYLSLLSANTRSQIRRAMKDHGGPLPDVAIGGLDDVIPWLEEMAALNGGRHADNAWDDAGFRSFVGTICARGLPSGAVELLRFADAGGVVGLLVNFVHRGVAMNYQSAFAAARTAKDKPGLLCHAAAVGHYAARGLSRYSLLAGKDRYKQSLATCEESLEWWVLERFSPRLEAEALLRRLLRRPASA; encoded by the coding sequence ATGACATTGTCCGCGATCTTCTCGCAGCCCGACCGGGCGACCTTGGCTGAACGTTGGCAGGCGCTGGAGGCGCGGTCGGACGGCAGCTTCTTCCTCGGCTGGACCTGGGTAGGGGCATGGCTCGACAGCTATGGCGTCCGGCCTGATCTGCTGGCGGTCACCGACGCAGCGGGGCAGGATGTGGCGCTGGCGCTGGTCGGCCATGCGATGCGGCCGCGCCTGTTGGGGGGCGTGGCGACGCTCAGCCTCAACCAGTCGGGCGATCCCCAGGCCGATCGGCCCTATGTCGAATATAATGGCCTGCTGGTCGAAGCCGGAAGGGAAGCGGAGGCGACCGTCGCCGCGCTCGCCGCATTGGCGCGCCGCCGCGACTGGCGGGCGCTGACGCTGAGCGGGATCGCGCCCGATTCGTCGTTGCTTGGTCTGCCCGCGCGCCGCCGCCTCCGGGTCGATGTCTCTCCCGTCTATCAGGTCGATCTCGACGCGGTGCGCGTCGCCGACGGCGATTATCTGTCGTTGCTCAGCGCCAATACGCGCAGCCAGATCCGCCGCGCGATGAAGGATCATGGCGGCCCACTCCCCGACGTTGCTATCGGCGGGCTTGATGACGTCATCCCCTGGCTGGAGGAGATGGCCGCGCTCAACGGCGGCCGCCATGCCGACAACGCCTGGGACGATGCCGGCTTCCGCAGCTTCGTCGGCACGATCTGCGCGCGCGGACTGCCATCGGGCGCGGTGGAACTGCTGCGCTTCGCCGATGCCGGCGGCGTGGTCGGGCTGCTGGTCAATTTCGTCCATCGCGGCGTGGCGATGAACTATCAGTCCGCCTTCGCCGCGGCGCGCACCGCCAAGGACAAGCCCGGCCTGCTCTGCCATGCGGCGGCGGTCGGTCATTATGCTGCGCGCGGCCTGTCCCGCTATTCGCTCCTGGCGGGGAAGGATCGCTACAAGCAGAGCCTCGCCACCTGCGAGGAGTCTCTCGAATGGTGGGTGCTGGAACGGTTCAGCCCGCGCCTCGAAGCCGAAGCGCTGCTGCGCCGCTTGCTCAGGCGCCCAGCTTCCGCATGA
- a CDS encoding DUF962 domain-containing protein → MAVTRMKRFRDFWPYYLQEHARPGTRALHYAGTSLVAALVAAAPFAGRWWMAVALPLAGYGFAWAGHGLIERNRPATFRYPLWSLRADFVMWYRFLTGRMGRDLARAGVRPDGTVDPARRMSV, encoded by the coding sequence ATGGCCGTGACACGCATGAAGCGCTTCCGCGACTTTTGGCCTTATTATCTGCAGGAACATGCGCGTCCGGGCACCCGCGCGCTCCATTATGCCGGCACCAGCCTGGTGGCGGCGCTCGTCGCGGCGGCGCCCTTTGCCGGGCGGTGGTGGATGGCCGTGGCCTTGCCCCTGGCAGGCTATGGCTTCGCCTGGGCCGGCCACGGCCTGATCGAACGCAATCGCCCTGCGACCTTCCGCTACCCGCTCTGGTCGCTGCGCGCGGATTTCGTCATGTGGTATCGCTTTCTCACCGGTCGCATGGGTCGCGACCTCGCCCGTGCCGGTGTACGGCCCGACGGCACTGTCGATCCGGCTAGACGCATGTCCGTCTGA